One genomic window of Quercus lobata isolate SW786 chromosome 9, ValleyOak3.0 Primary Assembly, whole genome shotgun sequence includes the following:
- the LOC115960954 gene encoding small heat shock protein, chloroplastic, whose amino-acid sequence MASTLSWSCSPMLSSSHKAMPSIKANSTVPCCHVAFPIPKNFGSKRGSRLSMVRAQAAAGEENKGTSQSVDVHVSEGNQGTSVERRPRRVVDISNFGLWDPFSPIRALRPMLDTMDRLFDQTTTFPGAHRSAWDWQARANWDVVEEENEFKMRFDMPGLDKEDVKVSVEDDVLVIKGEHKKEGKDNDSWSWRSFNSYDTRMQLPDNLEKDKIKAELKNGVLYISIPKTKAERKVIDVQIQ is encoded by the exons ATGGCTTCAACACTATCTTGGTCATGTTCACCTATGCTATCATCATCACACAAAGCCATGCCTTCAATTAAAGCCAACAGTACTGTGCCTTGTTGCCATGTTGCCTTTCCAATACCAAAGAATTTTGGTAGCAAAAGGGGGTCAAGGTTGTCAATGGTGAGAGCTCAGGCTGCGGCTGGTGAAGAAAATAAGGGCACGTCTCAGTCTGTGGATGTTCATGTCAGTGAGGGAAACCAAGGGACCTCAGTGGAGAGGAGGCCTAGACGGGTGGTGGATATTTCAAACTTTG GGCTCTGGGATCCGTTCTCCCCAATTAGGGCATTGCGGCCAATGCTAGACACAATGGACCGTCTATTTGATCAGACCACGACATTCCCTGGAGCGCACCGGTCAGCATGGGATTGGCAAGCCCGTGCCAATTGGGACGTGGTAGAGGAGGAGAACGAGTTTAAGATGAGGTTTGACATGCCTGGACTTGATAAGGAGGATGTTAAAGTGTCAGTTGAGGACGATGTGCTTGTTATAAAAGGAGAGCACAAGAAGGAAGGTAAAGATAATGACTCTTGGTCTTGGAGAAGCTTCAATTCTTATGACACACGTATGCAGCTTCCTGATAACTTGGAGAAGGATAAGATCAAGGCTGAGCTGAAGAATGGTGTTCTTTACATTTCCATTCCTAAGACCAAGGCAGAACGCAAGGTCATTGACGTGCAAATTCAGTGA